A single genomic interval of Pseudodesulfovibrio sp. S3 harbors:
- a CDS encoding SIS domain-containing protein, whose amino-acid sequence MSEAIDPTATLMHKETCEAPAVVALQKEKNDTVCAELAARFLSNPPRLVATCARGSSDHAATYAKYLMEIHLGIPVMSVGPSVGSIYKRPMNFKDCLFVVISQSGKSPDLLASVEWARDNGAFVLALVNREDSPAAAMADAVIPLLAGAEKSVAATKSYIASLSALLHFTAAVSGDMALGRAFNTLPEELERALGLSWDEAVEPLADAENLFVIGRGLSFGVALEAALKLKETSGLHGEGISGAEIMHGPLALVRRRSRILAFSQEDETRPGLLELAGVLRGKGAKLYMAEEGEPMPGRLPIVPGMHPAAAPIAMIQSFYCMANLLSLARGMNPDTPPSLKKVTETL is encoded by the coding sequence ATGAGCGAGGCGATTGATCCTACCGCGACCTTGATGCACAAGGAGACGTGCGAAGCCCCTGCCGTGGTCGCGCTCCAAAAGGAGAAAAACGACACTGTCTGCGCCGAACTCGCAGCCCGCTTTCTCAGCAATCCTCCCCGCTTGGTGGCGACCTGCGCAAGGGGGAGTTCCGACCATGCGGCCACCTATGCCAAGTACCTGATGGAAATCCATCTCGGCATTCCGGTCATGTCCGTGGGCCCTTCGGTGGGGTCGATATATAAGCGTCCCATGAATTTCAAGGATTGTCTTTTTGTGGTCATATCCCAGTCCGGCAAAAGCCCGGACCTTCTCGCCAGTGTTGAATGGGCCAGAGACAACGGCGCCTTCGTCCTGGCCCTGGTGAACCGGGAGGATTCCCCTGCGGCAGCCATGGCGGATGCGGTCATTCCCCTTCTGGCCGGAGCGGAAAAGAGCGTGGCCGCCACCAAATCCTATATCGCCTCGTTGAGCGCATTGCTCCATTTCACTGCCGCCGTGTCCGGTGACATGGCCTTGGGCCGTGCCTTCAACACCCTGCCGGAGGAATTGGAAAGAGCCTTGGGACTCTCCTGGGACGAAGCAGTGGAACCGCTGGCCGATGCCGAGAATCTGTTCGTGATCGGGCGTGGACTGAGTTTCGGGGTGGCGCTGGAAGCCGCCCTCAAGCTCAAGGAGACTTCCGGCCTCCACGGCGAGGGCATCAGCGGTGCGGAGATCATGCACGGTCCGCTGGCCCTTGTACGCCGCCGGTCCAGGATATTGGCCTTCAGCCAGGAGGACGAAACCCGTCCAGGCCTGTTGGAACTGGCCGGGGTCCTGCGCGGCAAGGGGGCCAAGCTCTACATGGCCGAAGAAGGTGAGCCGATGCCGGGGCGTCTGCCCATCGTGCCGGGGATGCATCCCGCTGCCGCTCCCATCGCCATGATTCAGTCCTTTTACTGCATGGCGAACCTGCTTTCCTTGGCCCGAGGCATGAACCCGGATACCCCGCCTTCGCTCAAGAAAGTTACGGAGACCCTGTGA
- a CDS encoding BadF/BadG/BcrA/BcrD ATPase family protein gives MQDQRLLVGIDGGGTKCRARVATMDGEVLGEGQGGPANTRLGLDVAFGSIIAAVDIALASSGLDLDRKKEIHAGLGLAGLSLKRERDMVAAYDHPFASMTVESDAYIACLGAHGRTDGAILILGTGSCGTALLGGVEHTVGGWGFEISDHASGAHIGYQAVRASLLALEGVIPWGGLSSEIMEQLGNSPEKAVPWAETATPGKYGKFAPSVSKWAMEGDPLAIRIMREAGEDAGLLLRALEAKGAECVALIGGVASVIEPWLPADVMHLIVSPAGDSLDGALLLARMHLEGGE, from the coding sequence ATGCAAGATCAAAGGCTCTTGGTAGGAATAGATGGCGGCGGCACGAAATGTCGCGCCAGGGTGGCCACCATGGACGGTGAAGTCCTGGGTGAAGGGCAGGGCGGTCCGGCCAACACCCGTTTGGGGCTCGATGTCGCCTTCGGCAGTATCATTGCTGCCGTTGATATAGCCCTGGCTTCGTCAGGCCTTGATCTGGACAGGAAAAAGGAAATCCACGCCGGGCTTGGGCTGGCCGGTCTGTCTCTCAAACGGGAACGAGACATGGTGGCTGCGTATGATCATCCCTTTGCCTCCATGACCGTTGAATCCGATGCCTATATCGCCTGTCTGGGCGCGCATGGTCGGACCGACGGGGCTATTCTCATCCTCGGCACGGGCAGTTGCGGCACCGCTCTTTTGGGCGGTGTGGAGCACACGGTGGGCGGCTGGGGGTTTGAAATATCGGATCATGCCAGTGGTGCCCATATCGGCTACCAGGCTGTCCGGGCTTCTCTGCTCGCCCTGGAGGGCGTCATTCCTTGGGGTGGGCTGTCCAGCGAGATCATGGAACAACTGGGCAATTCACCGGAGAAGGCCGTGCCTTGGGCCGAGACGGCCACCCCTGGAAAATATGGTAAATTTGCTCCCAGTGTCTCCAAATGGGCCATGGAGGGTGACCCCCTGGCAATTCGCATCATGCGTGAGGCAGGCGAAGACGCCGGATTGCTGCTTCGGGCCTTGGAGGCCAAGGGTGCGGAATGCGTTGCGCTCATAGGCGGCGTGGCCTCGGTCATTGAGCCGTGGCTGCCCGCGGACGTGATGCACCTGATTGTTTCCCCTGCGGGAGATTCGTTGGACGGAGCCTTGTTGCTGGCCCGCATGCATCTTGAAGGAGGAGAGTGA